The sequence AATGAAAATGCCGATCCAACCGTTAGAATAGATATGGAAAGTCATTTCAATCACTTTATTCCTGAACAACAAAGCTACTACTTACATGATTATGAAGGTGATGACGACATGCCTGCACATATTAAAGCTAGCACGTTAGGGAATAGCCTATCTATTCCTATTTCAAATGGTCAATTGAGCTTAGGTACTTGGCAAGGAATTTATTTAGGTGAGCATA is a genomic window of Pseudoalteromonas sp. '520P1 No. 423' containing:
- a CDS encoding secondary thiamine-phosphate synthase enzyme YjbQ; the encoded protein is MSWFQKTITLKPRSRGFHLITNEIEHALPQLSKYHIGLAHIFIQHTSASLTINENADPTVRIDMESHFNHFIPEQQSYYLHDYEGDDDMPAHIKASTLGNSLSIPISNGQLSLGTWQGIYLGEH